The following DNA comes from Triticum aestivum cultivar Chinese Spring chromosome 3D, IWGSC CS RefSeq v2.1, whole genome shotgun sequence.
TTTGCACCATTGGTGAATCTTTATTATAGACCTGGATCCTTTTCCGGAAAAAAACGTTAATGAATATTCACGATTTCCTTTTTCCTAATCTCTTATTTCAAGGACATTTCAACACATTTTTCTATCAAATCTTTTCAAGAGAAGTACTACCAATTCTTGCTTTCAACAATCTATTTTCTTCTGTCTCCTGATTTAGGTGAATCATCATCTACTTCGTTGGCGTCCTGACCGTCTCCGGCTCCGGCGGTCGAATCATCACCTACTTCGTTGGCGTCCTGGTCGTCTCCGGCTCCGGCGGTCTTCTTGTAGGTGTACCAGTTGGCGATGGGTAGGTAGACAGCAAAGTTGACGACGCTGAGCACGGTCATCAGCCAGAAGAAGTAGTCGAGGTGGCCGACGTTGAGGTTCTTGGCCGGGATCCACCCTTCCTTTCCACCTCTCGTCGTCACCTTGGCCACCACCGTCACCAGCAGCGTGCTCACGTAGCCCCCCAGCGCTATCGCCGTGAGCGACAGCGCCGTGCACATACTCCTCATGGCGTCCGGCGCCTGGTCGTAGAAGAAATCGAGCTGCCCCACGAAGACGAACACCTCGGCGGCGCCGATGATGAAGTACTGCGGCACCTGCCAGAAGATGGAGATGGGCACGATGTCGTCCTCCCCGTAGAGCCCGTGCCGCGCGACCGTGCGGAGGCGGACGAGCTCGagcacgccggcggcgaccatggagaagATTGAGACGACAAGGCCGACACCCATGCGCTGGAGCTGCGTGAAGCCGCGGGGGTGGCCGGTGAACGAGCGGACGACCGGGACGAGGAGGCGGTCGTAGACGGGCACCCAGGCGATGACGCTGAGGGTGTCGAAGACGGAGAGCGAGGCAGAGGGGATGGAGAAGTGGGCGCCCATGCGCTTGTCGAGGGTGTTCCCCTGGAACACGAACATGGTACTCATCTGGCCGTACACGGCGGCGAAGACGATGCCGCTCGCCCAGATGGGCAGCAGCCGCACCACGCTCTTGAGCTCCTCCACCTGCGTCACCGTGCACAGCCGCCACGGCGACGCCGGTGACACCGATGATTTGTCCGCTTGCGTCTCCACGGCCGCCTTGTCGAGGAACCTGAACTGCTCGGTGTGCTCCAGCTTGCGGCTGCCCTTGATGCCGGACTCCTTGTCCATGGTCTCGTACAGCGCCGACCCGTCGTCGGGGACGCTCAGCTTGTACGTGGCCGCGACGAGCACCTGCGCGATGCGGGTGAGCGGGCTCCCGCCAGGGCGCTGGTGGCGGTAGAGCGGCGTGCCGACGAAGAAGCTGCCGACGGCAATGGCCATGACGACGGCGGGGATGCCGAAGCCCCAGCCCCAGCCGTAGTGCTCCTGCACGTACACCATC
Coding sequences within:
- the LOC123077017 gene encoding protein NRT1/ PTR FAMILY 8.2 gives rise to the protein MGEVGAESAGMIYTQDGTVDIKGNRAVKSNTGNWRACPYILANECCERLAYYGMSANLGNFMLDNMGMNNTTAANSVTNWGGTCYATTLIGAFLADAYLGRFWTIASFVTIYIIGLGLLTVAASVKALVPTCAAKGVCDPTAGQTAAVFVGLYLVALGTGGIKPCVSSFGADQFDENDDGERRSKSSFFNWFYLSINIGALVASSVMVYVQEHYGWGWGFGIPAVVMAIAVGSFFVGTPLYRHQRPGGSPLTRIAQVLVAATYKLSVPDDGSALYETMDKESGIKGSRKLEHTEQFRFLDKAAVETQADKSSVSPASPWRLCTVTQVEELKSVVRLLPIWASGIVFAAVYGQMSTMFVFQGNTLDKRMGAHFSIPSASLSVFDTLSVIAWVPVYDRLLVPVVRSFTGHPRGFTQLQRMGVGLVVSIFSMVAAGVLELVRLRTVARHGLYGEDDIVPISIFWQVPQYFIIGAAEVFVFVGQLDFFYDQAPDAMRSMCTALSLTAIALGGYVSTLLVTVVAKVTTRGGKEGWIPAKNLNVGHLDYFFWLMTVLSVVNFAVYLPIANWYTYKKTAGAGDDQDANEVGDDSTAGAGDGQDANEVDDDSPKSGDRRK